In Arthrobacter sp. SLBN-112, a genomic segment contains:
- the mgrA gene encoding L-glyceraldehyde 3-phosphate reductase yields the protein MTYSAADNRYESMPYRRVGRSGLKLPAISLGLWHNFGDDKRFEEQRDILRRAFDLGVNHFDLANNYGPPDGSAETNFGRHLKDDFKPYRDELVISTKAGYYMWPGPYGEWGSRKYLISSLDQSLQRMGLDYVDIFYSHRPDPETPLEETMGALDYAVRSGKALYAGISSYTPEQTLEAARILKEMGTPLLIHQPSYSMLNRWTEDGSPNLYEALDQVGAGSIAFSPLAQGMLTDRYLHGIPEDSRAAKARFLSEDSITEEKLDRVRGLRRIAEGRGQSLAQMAIAWILRDQPKGSPVTSALVGASSVRQLEDTLSAINNLDFSAEELTAIDEFAVESDINLWKQTS from the coding sequence ATGACTTATTCAGCAGCGGACAACCGCTACGAGTCCATGCCCTACCGCCGCGTAGGCCGCAGCGGTCTGAAACTCCCGGCCATCTCGCTGGGCCTCTGGCACAACTTCGGCGACGACAAGCGCTTCGAAGAGCAGCGGGACATCCTCCGGCGGGCCTTCGACCTTGGCGTGAACCACTTCGACCTGGCCAACAACTACGGGCCCCCCGATGGCTCCGCCGAAACCAACTTTGGCCGCCACCTCAAGGACGACTTCAAGCCCTACCGGGACGAACTGGTGATTTCCACCAAGGCCGGCTACTACATGTGGCCGGGCCCCTACGGCGAATGGGGTTCCCGCAAGTACCTGATCTCCAGCCTTGACCAGTCGCTGCAACGCATGGGCCTTGACTACGTGGACATCTTCTACAGCCACCGGCCCGACCCCGAGACGCCCCTGGAAGAAACCATGGGCGCTTTGGACTACGCAGTCCGCTCCGGCAAGGCACTCTATGCGGGCATCTCCTCCTACACGCCCGAGCAGACACTCGAGGCGGCACGGATCCTCAAGGAAATGGGGACGCCGCTGCTCATCCACCAGCCCAGCTACTCCATGCTGAACCGCTGGACAGAGGACGGATCGCCCAACCTGTACGAGGCGCTGGACCAGGTGGGTGCCGGTTCCATCGCGTTCTCGCCCCTGGCGCAGGGCATGCTCACCGACCGCTACCTCCACGGCATCCCGGAAGACTCCCGGGCCGCCAAGGCCAGGTTCCTTTCCGAAGATTCCATCACGGAGGAGAAACTTGACCGGGTCCGCGGGCTGCGCCGCATCGCTGAAGGCCGCGGGCAGTCACTTGCCCAGATGGCCATCGCCTGGATCCTGCGGGACCAGCCGAAGGGCTCACCGGTCACCTCCGCCCTGGTGGGCGCCTCCAGCGTCCGCCAGCTCGAGGACACGCTCTCCGCCATCAACAACCTCGACTTTTCCGCCGAGGAACTGACCGCCATCGACGAGTTCGCCGTGGAATCCGACATCAACCTCTGGAAGCAGACGTCGTGA
- the treZ gene encoding malto-oligosyltrehalose trehalohydrolase: MTLVNVGPERFDVWAPDVSSVILLADGRQYPMEKKDTVPGSEGWWTAPDAPADRDVDYGYLLDGDTTPIPDPRSRRLPDGVHELSRTYDPDAYAWQDSDWRGKDLQGGVIYELHVGTFTPEGTLDAAAKKLRYLADLGIDFVELLPVNGFNGTHNWGYDGVQWYTVHEGYGGPAAYQRFVDAAHAAGLGVIQDVVYNHLGPSGNYLPKFGPYLKQGDANTWGDSVNLDGPGSDVVREYILDNAALWLRDYHVDGLRLDAVHALRDERAVHILEELGALGDAVSAETGLPKTLIAESDLNNPRLIYPRDVNGYGLAGQWSDDFHHAVHVNVSGETTGYYSDFESLAVLAKVLKDGFLHDGSYSSFRGRHHGRPINASLVHPAALVVCNQNHDQIGNRATGDRLSQSLTYGQLAVAAVLTLTSPFTPMLFMGEEYGASTPWQFFTSHPEPELGKATAEGRIREFERMGWDPAVVPDPQDPETFRRSKLDWTEAGTGDHARLLELYRALTALRREHPELAGLGFGGTEAEFDDDAGWLRFRRGPVEVVVNFTDAKVRLDAAGNVLLATDEGTALDGSSLALAPWSAAILTS; the protein is encoded by the coding sequence ATGACCCTTGTCAATGTTGGGCCTGAACGGTTTGATGTGTGGGCACCGGACGTTTCATCGGTGATTTTGCTGGCAGACGGCCGGCAGTACCCCATGGAGAAGAAGGACACGGTGCCGGGATCCGAAGGATGGTGGACGGCGCCTGACGCCCCGGCCGACAGGGACGTGGACTACGGGTACCTGCTGGACGGGGACACCACTCCCATCCCGGATCCCAGGTCGCGCCGGCTCCCTGACGGCGTGCACGAGCTGTCCCGGACCTACGATCCAGACGCCTACGCGTGGCAGGATTCCGACTGGCGCGGCAAGGACCTGCAGGGTGGTGTCATCTACGAACTCCACGTAGGCACCTTCACCCCCGAAGGAACCTTGGACGCCGCCGCGAAGAAGCTGCGGTACCTTGCGGACCTGGGCATCGACTTCGTCGAACTCCTGCCGGTCAACGGGTTCAACGGAACACACAACTGGGGCTATGACGGCGTCCAGTGGTACACGGTGCACGAGGGCTACGGCGGACCTGCCGCGTACCAGCGGTTCGTTGACGCAGCCCATGCCGCCGGGCTCGGTGTCATCCAGGACGTGGTGTACAACCACCTTGGGCCCAGCGGCAACTACCTGCCCAAGTTCGGCCCCTACCTGAAGCAGGGCGACGCCAACACCTGGGGCGACTCGGTGAACCTGGACGGGCCCGGCTCTGACGTCGTCCGCGAATACATCCTGGACAACGCCGCCCTCTGGCTGCGGGACTACCACGTGGACGGCCTCCGCCTCGATGCCGTGCACGCGCTGCGGGACGAGCGCGCAGTCCACATCCTCGAGGAGTTGGGCGCTTTGGGCGACGCCGTCTCGGCGGAAACCGGTCTGCCCAAGACCCTCATTGCCGAATCCGACCTGAACAACCCGCGCCTGATCTACCCCCGGGACGTCAACGGGTACGGCCTGGCCGGGCAGTGGAGCGATGACTTCCACCATGCGGTGCACGTCAATGTCAGCGGCGAAACCACCGGCTATTACTCGGACTTCGAATCGCTGGCCGTCCTGGCCAAGGTGTTGAAGGACGGGTTCCTGCACGACGGCAGCTACTCCAGCTTCCGGGGCCGGCACCACGGGCGGCCCATCAACGCCTCGCTGGTGCACCCGGCGGCACTGGTGGTCTGCAACCAGAACCACGACCAGATCGGCAACCGGGCCACGGGGGACAGGCTGTCGCAGTCCCTGACCTACGGGCAGCTGGCCGTGGCCGCGGTCCTCACCCTGACCTCGCCGTTCACCCCCATGCTGTTCATGGGCGAGGAATACGGGGCCTCCACGCCGTGGCAGTTTTTCACCTCGCACCCCGAACCGGAGCTCGGGAAGGCCACCGCGGAAGGTCGCATCAGGGAATTCGAGCGGATGGGGTGGGATCCCGCCGTCGTGCCCGATCCGCAGGACCCGGAAACCTTCCGCCGGTCCAAGCTGGACTGGACCGAGGCCGGCACGGGAGACCACGCGCGGCTCCTGGAGCTGTACCGGGCACTGACGGCGCTGCGCCGCGAACATCCGGAGCTGGCAGGGCTTGGCTTCGGCGGCACGGAGGCTGAGTTCGACGACGACGCCGGCTGGCTGCGGTTCCGCCGCGGTCCCGTTGAGGTGGTGGTGAATTTCACTGATGCCAAGGTGCGGCTCGACGCGGCAGGGAACGTCCTGCTGGCCACGGACGAGGGGACCGCGCTGGACGGCAGTTCGCTGGCTCTGGCGCCCTGGAGCGCGGCCATCCTTACGTCCTAG